One Phaseolus vulgaris cultivar G19833 chromosome 11, P. vulgaris v2.0, whole genome shotgun sequence genomic window carries:
- the LOC137825679 gene encoding uncharacterized protein, whose protein sequence is MGQAFRKLFDTFFANTEMRVVMLGLDAAGKTTILYKLHIGEVLSTVPTIGFNVEKVQYKNVVFTVWDVGGQEKLRTLWRHYFNNTDGLIYVIDSLDRERIGKAKQEFQTIINDPFMLHSIILVFANKQDLRGAMSPREVCEGLGLLDLKNRKWHIQGTCALRGDGLYEGLDWLSTTLKERRAAGYSSIGLGTSSF, encoded by the exons ATGGGTCAAGCTTTTCGGAAGCTCTTCGATACCTTCTTCGCCAATACCGAGATGCGG GTTGTGATGCTTGGTCTTGATGCTGCTGGGAAAACTACCATACTGTACAAGCTCCACATTGGAGAAGTTTTGTCTACTGTTCCTACAATTG GTTTTAATGTGGAGAAGGTTCAGTATAAGAATGTTGTTTTCACAGTTTGGGATGTTGGAGGGCAAGAGAAATTAAGGACACTTTGGAGGCACTATttcaacaacactgatggtttG ATATATGTTATTGATAGTCTGGACCGTGAAAGGATAGGGAAAGCTAAGCAGGAATTTCAG ACAATCATAAATGATCCGTTTATGCTTCACAGTATAATATTGGTGTTTGCTAACAAACAGGACCTG AGAGGAGCAATGTCACCAAGGGAAGTATGTGAAGGATTAGGTCTCTTGGATCTGAAGAATAGAAAGTGGCACATACAAGGCACTTGCGCCCTTCGGGGAGATGGCCTTTATGAGGGCTTGGATTGGCTGTCCACAACTCTGAAGGAGAGAAGAGCTGCCGGATATTCTTCAATAGGACTAGGAACTTCATCCTTCTAA
- the LOC137808502 gene encoding probable methionine--tRNA ligase → MAQNGKPPKLPVEGKRNILITSALPYVNNVPHLGNIIGCVLSADVFARYCRIRGYNTIYICGTDEYGTATETKAMEEKCSPKEICDKYYAIHKEVYNWFNISFDEFGRTSCPQQTEVCQEIFKKIFDNKWLSENTMQQLYCDTCEKFLADRLVEGTCPTPGCEYDSARGDQCEKCGKLLNPTELKNPRCKVCKKTPRIRDTDHLFLELPLLKDRLEKYITEMSVVGGWSQNAIQTTNSWLREGLKPRCITRDLKWGVPVPHEKYKDKVFYVWFDAPIGYVSITSCYTHEWEKWWKNPENVELYQFMGKDNVPFHTVMFPSTLLGTGENWTLMKTISVTEYLNYESGKFSKSKGIGVFGNDVKDTEIPVEVWRYYLLTNRPEVSDTLFTWPDLQAKLNSELLNNLGNFINRVLSFIAKPEGQGYDSIIPSIPDDVSADSHNLTKKLADKVAAYIDQYIEAMEKVKLKQGLKTAMSISSEGNAYLQEAQFWRLYKENKSLCALVMKTAVGVVYLLACLLEPFIPSFTLEVFKQLNLPAEIHVSLCDDKGDVDRVKRLWDIVSSGHKLGTPKPLFKELKDEEVDFYRKKFAGSQADRIVRAEVEADKVAEQLKKTKVSDGNGKKKPAKSSNEAKNKAAPEPDITITRLDIRVGLITKAQKHPDADALYVEEIDVGEEQTRTVVSGLVKYIPLDEMQNRKVCVLCNLKPASMRGIKSQAMVLAASNDDHSKVELVEPPSSATVGERITFPGNEGNPDELLNPKKKVWETLQVDLHTNEDLVACYKDVPLTTSAGVCKVSSISCGTIK, encoded by the exons ATGGCTCAAAACGGAAAACCGCCGAAGCTTCCCGTCGAAGGAAAACGCAACATCCTAATCACCAGTGCCCTGCCTTATGTCAACAACGTTCCTCACCTCGGAAACATCATCGGAT GCGTTCTGAGTGCCGATGTGTTCGCTCGCTACTGTCGGATTCGCGGTTACAACACTATCTACATCTGCGGTACTGATGAATATGGAACCGCGACAGAGACTAAAGCCATGGAAGAAAAATGCTCTCCCAAGGAGATTTGTGACAA ATACTATGCTATACATAAGGAGGTGTATAATTGGTTCAACATAAGTTTTGACGAATTTGGGAGGACATCATGTCCTCAGCAAACTGAAGTTTGTcaagaaatttttaaaaaaatatttgacaaCAAGTGGCTCTCCGAAAACACAATGCAGCAG CTTTACTGTGACACGTGTGAAAAGTTCTTAGCTGATAGGCTTGTGGAGGGAACCTGCCCGACTCCTGGGTGTGAGTATGATTCTGCTCGAGGAGACCAATGTGAGAAGTGTGGAAAACTTCTGAATCCAACAGAATTGAAAAATCCCAGATGCAAG GTTTGTAAGAAAACGCCTCGTATTCGGGATACAGACCATTTGTTTCTGGAACTCCCTTTATTGAAGGACAGATTGGAAAAATACATCACTGAGATGTCTGTGGTTGGTGGATGGAGTCAGAATGCCATCCAAACGACAAATTCATGGCTTAGAGAAGGACTAAAGCCTCGTTGTATTACGAGGGATCTAAAGTGGGGGGTTCCCGTTCCacatgaaaaatacaaagacaaG GTTTTCTATGTGTGGTTTGATGCACCAATTGGATATGTGTCAATCACTTCGTGTTACACACATGAATGGGAGAAATGGTGGAAAAACCCAGAGAATGTGGAGCTGTATCAGTTTATGGGCAAGGACAATGTGCCATTCCACACT GTGATGTTTCCATCTACTCTTCTTGGAACTGGTGAGAATTGGACTTTAATGAAGACTATCAGTGTTACTGAATACTTAAATTATGAATCAG ggAAGTTTTCCAAGAGCAAAGGTATTGGAGTATTTGGTAATGATGTGAAAGATACAGAGATTCCGGTTGAAGTATGGAGATATTACTTGCTCACAAATAGGCCCGAG GTATCAGATACATTATTTACATGGCCTGATTTGCAAGCTAAATTAAATAGTGAATTACTGAATAATTTGGGCAACTTCATCAACCGagttttgagttttattgccAAACCTGAAG GTCAAGGATATGATTCCATTATCCCCTCCATTCCTGATGATGTAAGTGCTGACTCCCATAATCTGACCAAAAAATTAGCTGATAAAGTTGCTGCATATATAGACCAATACATAGAAGCAATGGAGAAG GTTAAACTAAAGCAAGGATTGAAAACTGCAATGAGCATATCTAGCGAGGGAAATGCATATCTCCAG GAAGCTCAATTCTGGCGCCTTTATAAGGAAAACAAATCTCTCTGCGCCCTTGTCATGAAAACTGCAGTTGGGGTTGTATACCTTCTGGCATGTTTACTAGAACCTTTTATCCCATCTTTCACCCTCGAA GTATTTAAGCAACTAAATTTGCCTGCGGAGATACATGTCTCACTTTGTGACGATAAAGGAGATGTTGATAGGGTAAAAAGACTTTGGGATATCGTAAGTTCTGGTCATAAACTTGGAACACCCAAGCCATTGTTCAAGGAGCTG AAAGATGAAGAAGTGGACTTCTACAGGAAGAAGTTTGCCGGAAGTCAGGCTGATAGGATTGTGCGAGCCGAGGTTGAAGCTGACAAGGTTGCTGAGCAactgaagaaaacaaaagtttCAG ATGGCAATGGAAAGAAAAAACCAGCAAAATCATCAAATGAAGCAAAAAACAAAGCAGCCCCTGAACCAGATATTACCATCACTAGGCTTGATATCCGGGTTGGCTTGATAACAAAAGCTCAAAAACATCCTGATGCAGATGCACTATATGTTGAAGAGATCGATGTTGGTGAAGAACAGACTAGAACTGTTGTCAGTGGGCTTGTCAAATACATACCACTTGATGAAATGCAG AACCGAAAGGTCTGTGTTCTTTGTAACCTAAAGCCAGCATCCATGAGAGGCATTAAATCCCAAGCAATGGTTCTTGCTGCTTCAAATGATGATCATTCCAag GTTGAGTTGGTTGAGCCTCCCAGTTCTGCTACTGTTGGAGAAAGAATTACATTCCCAGGAAATGAAGGTAATCCTGATGAACTCTTGAACCCAAAGAAGAAAGTTTGGGAGACTTTGCAAGTTGATCTTCATACTAACGAGGATCTGGTAGCATGCTACAAAGATGTTCCACTCACCACCTCAGCTGGTGTTTGCAAGGTTTCATCCATTAGCTGTGGAACCATAAAGTAG
- the LOC137810857 gene encoding protein EXPORTIN 1A, protein MAAEKLRDLSQPIDVPLLDATVAAFYGTGSKEERNAADQILRDLQNNPDMWLQVMHVLQNTHNLNTKFFALQVLEGVIKYRWNALPVEQRDGMKNFISDVIVQLSSNDASFRAERLYVNKLNIILVQILKHEWPARWRSFIPDLVSAAKTSETICENCMAILKLLSEEVFDFSRGEMTQQKIKELKQSLNSEFQLIHELCLYVLSASQRTELIRATLSTLHAFLSWIPLGYIFESPLLETLLKFFPLPAYRNLTLQCLTEVASLQFGNYYDVQYVKMYNIFMVQLQSILPQSSDIPEAYTKGSTEEQAFIQNLALFFTSFFKVHIRVLESTQENIAALLAGLEYLINISYVDDTEVFKVCLDYWNSLVSELFEPHRSLDSPAAAATLMGLQVPAMLPGMVDGHGSQLLQRRQLYAGPMSKLRMLMICRMAKPEEVLIVEDENGNIVRETLKDNDVLVQYKIMRETLIYLSHLDHDDTEKQMLRKLSKQLSGEDWTWNNLNTLCWAIGSISGSMVEEQENRFLVMVIRDLLNLCEITKGKDNKAVIASNIMYVVGQYPRFLRAHWKFLKTVVNKLFEFMHETHPGVQDMACDTFLKIVQKCKRKFVITQVGENEPFVSELLTGLPNTIMDLESHQIHSFYESVGHMIQAESDVQKRDEYLQRLMELPNQKWMEIIGQAHQNVEFLKDQDVIRTVLNILQTNTSVASSLGTYFLPQISMIFLDMLNVYRMYSELISKSITEGGPFASKTSYVKLLRSVKRETLKLIETFLDKAEDQPQIGKQFVPPMMDPVLGDYARNVPDARESEVLSLFATIVNKYKSAMIEDVPRIFEAVFQCTLEMITKNFEDYPEHRLKFFSLLRAIATHCFPALICLSSQQMKLVMDSIIWAFRHTERNIAETGLNLLLEMLKKFQGSEFCNQFYRTYFLTIEQEIFAVLTDTFHKPGFKLHVLVLQHLFCLLETGVLTEPLWDPATNPSYSYSNNSAFVREFTIKLLSTSFPNMTASEVTQFVNGLFESTNDQSTFKNHIRDFLIQSKEFSAQDNKDLYAEEAAAQRERERQRMLSIPGLIAPSELQDEMVDS, encoded by the exons ATGGCCGCCGAGAAGCTCCGGGATTTGAGTCAGCCGATTGACGTTCCGCTTCTTGACGCCACCGTCGCCGCCTTCTACGGCACCGGATCTAAGGAAGAg AGAAATGCTGCTGATCAGATTCTGCGCGACTTGCAAAACAATCCCGATATGTGGCTACAAGTCATGCATGTTTTGCAAAATACTCACAATCTGAATACCAAGTTCTTTGCCTTACAG GTTCTAGAAGGTGTAATTAAGTATAGATGGAATGCATTACCTGTTGAGCAGAGAGATGGAATGAAAAATTTCATCTCTGATGTCATTGTACAG CTTTCTAGCAATGATGCTTCATTTCGAGCAGAAAGGTTGTATGTCAACAAACTCAATATTATATTAGTTCAG ATTTTGAAGCATGAATGGCCGGCAAGATGGCGAAGCTTTATTCCGGACCTTGTCTCTGCAGCTAAAACTAGTGAAACAATTTGTGAGAATTGTATGGCTATATTGAAA CTTTTGAGTGAAGAGGTTTTTGATTTTTCAAGAGGCGAGATGACCCAGCAGAAGATTAAAGAGCTTAAACAATCTTTGAACAG TGAATTTCAACTCATTCATGAGCTATGCTTGTATGTGTTATCAGCCTCACAAAGGACTGAACTCATACGTGCGACTCTGTCTACATTGCATGCCTTTTTATCATGGATTCCCTTGGGTTATATATTTGAATCACCATTG CTTGAGACACTTCTAAAATTTTTCCCACTCCCAGCATATAGGAACCTAACACTGCAATGTTTAACTGAG GTGGCATCCCTTCAATTTGGAAATTACTATGATGTGCAGTATGTCAAGATGTATAACATATTCATGGTCCAGTTGCAG AGTATACTCCCACAAAGTTCGGATATTCCCGAGGCATATACAAAGGGTTCAACTGAAGAACAA GCATTTATACAGAATCTGGCACTTTTCTTCACGTCCTTTTTCAAG GTTCACATTCGTGTCCTGGAATCCACTCAAGAGAATATAGCTGCTTTACTAGCAGGCCTTGAATATCTTATCAACATTTCTTATGTGGATGATACTGAGGTTTTTAAG gtCTGTTTGGACTACTGGAATTCCTTGGTATCAGAGCTGTTTGAACCGCACAGAAGTTTAGACAGTCCTGCTGCCGCAGCAACCCTGATGGGACTTCAG GTACCAGCAATGCTCCCTGGTATGGTTGATGGACACGGTTCTCAGCTTCTTCAGCGCCGACAGCTGTATGCTGGTCCCATGTCAAAGTTGAGAATGCTCATGATCTGTCGAATGGCAAAACCTGAAGAAGTTCTCATAGTTGAAGATGAAAATGGGAACATCGTTCGTGAAACCTTGAAGGACAATGATGTTCTTGTTCAGTACAAG ATTATGAGAGAGACCCTTATTTATTTGTCACATCTTGACCATGATGATACTGAAAAGCAG ATGCTCAGGAAATTAAGTAAACAGCTTAGCGGTGAGGATTGGACATGGAACAATTTAAATACACTATGCTGGGCAATAGGTTCTATATCTGGTTCCATGGTGGAAGAACAG GAAAACAGATTTTTGGTTATGGTTATTCGTGACTTATTAAACCTGTGTGAAATCACCAAGGGAAAAGATAACAAAGCTGTTATTGCAAGTAATATAAT GTATGTTGTGGGCCAGTATCCAAGGTTCTTAAGAGCTCATTGGAAATTCCTTAAAACTGTTGTGAATAAATTGTTTGAGTTTATGCATGAGACCCATCCTGGAGTTCAG GATATGGCTTGTGACACATTTCTGAAAATAGTTCAGAAGTGCAAGCGTAAATTTGTGATCACGCAG GTTGGGGAAAATGAACCGTTTGTGTCTGAGCTTCTGACTGGCCTTCCCAACACCATTATGGATCTTGAATCCCATCAAATACATTCCTTTTATGAATCT GTTGGTCACATGATTCAGGCTGAGTCTGATGTGCAGAAGAGAGATGAATATCTTCAGCGGTTGATGGAGCTCCCAAATCAG AAATGGATGGAAATTATAGGGCAGGCTCATCAAAATGTTGAATTTTTAAAGGATCAGGATGTTATCCGGACAGTGCTTAATATATTGCAG ACGAATACAAGTGTGGCATCTTCTTTAGGGACATATTTCTTGCCCCAAATCTCGATGATCTTTTTGGACATGTTGAATGTGTACAG AATGTACAGCGAGCTCATTTCAAAAAGTATTACTGAAGGGGGACCTTTTGCATCTAAAACATCCTATGTGAAACTTCTACG TTCTGTTAAGAGGGAGACACTTAAGCTGATTGAGACATTCTTGGACAAGGCAGAAGACCAACCACAAATTGGCAAACAATTCGTGCCTCCAATGATGGATCCTGTTCTTGGAGATTATGCGAGGAATGTTCCTGATGCTAGGGAATCAGAGGTTTTGTCACTGTTTGCCACAATTGTGAATAA ATATAAATCTGCAATGATTGAAGATGTACCTCGGATATTTGAAGCTGTCTTTCAGTGCACACTTGAG ATGATTACTAAAAATTTTGAAGATTACCCAGAGCATCGCCTCAAGTTCTTCTCCTTACTTCGTGCCATAGCCACTCATTGTTTTCCTGCATTAATATGCTTGTCAAGTCAG CAAATGAAGCTTGTTATGGACTCTATCATATGGGCTTTTCGGCATACTGAAAGAAATATTGCTGAAACTGGTCTGAACCTGTTGTTGGAGATGCTGAAGAAGTTTCAG GGCTCAGAGTTCTGTAATCAGTTTTACCGGACATACTTTTTGACAATTGAACAAGAGATATTCGCCGTCTTAACCGATACTTTTCATAAGCCAGGGTTCAAATTGCATGTCTTGGTGCTTCAGCATTTGTTCTGTTTG CTGGAAACTGGTGTCCTAACTGAACCTCTTTGGGATCCTGCTACTAATCCATCATATTCATACTCAAATAATTCAGCCTTCGTACGGGAGTTTACCATAAAGCTCCTAAGCACCTCATTTCCCAACATGACTGCATCAGAG GTTACTCAATTTGTTAATGGACTCTTTGAGTCAACCAATGATCAATCCACATTTAAAAATCATATACGAGATTTTCTTATTCAGTCCAAAGAATTTTCAGCTCAG GATAACAAAGATCTGTATGCTGAAGAGGCTGCTgctcagagagagagagaacgaCAAAGAATGCTTTCTATTCCTGGGCTTATTGCTCCAAGCGAATTGCAAGATGAAATGGTGGACTCGTAG
- the LOC137825686 gene encoding hypothetical protein At1g04090-like produces MQERKKEFAPAIYGEMNGSKCFRWNANAMPQSSSPQTFSLPSPIPQWSQGQGFASGLINLGEIQVSKVTRFEFIWSSSGMLDTKKAVTFYRPVEIPDSFRILGHYCQSCDKPLRGFVLVGREVETADICNQDKLPPMKNPLDFKLVWGENAASLEISSVYFWVPEPPEGYKALGCLVTTKHEKPSLDEMCCVRTDLTHKCEPYRQILTSGSRIPEFSFQVCSLRPCDRGMLGKGVCVGTFFCSSGWTMREDVPVACLKNLNPAILAMPNLQQIHALINHYGPTIFFHPQEIYLPSSVDWFFNNGALLYTKGVSKGERIDATGSNLPGGGSNDGQFWIDLPRDDKRDVVKRGDLKSAKLYVHVKAAVGGTFTDIAMWVFCPFNGPATLKFGIKNIPLGRVGEHVGDWEHFTLRISNFSGELYSIYFSQHSGGEWVDACDLDYIEGNKAIVYSSKCGHASYPRPGTCIQGSSKLGIGIRNDAARSNLYVDSSVHYELVAAEYLENDVTEPQWLQFMREWGPKIVYDSKTELDKVINALPRMLKYSVKNLFNKFPVELYGEEGPTGPKEKNNWLEDERW; encoded by the exons ATGCAAGAACGTAAAAAGGAGTTTGCACCTGCGATTTATGGAGAGATGAATGGCTCCAAGTGCTTTCGTTGGAATGCAAATGCAATGCCTCAATCGTCTTCTCCTCAAACCTTTTCTCTTCCCTCTCCAATCCCTCAATGGTCTCAAG GACAAGGTTTTGCTTCCGGCCTTATAAATCTTGGTGAAATACAAGTTTCCAAGGTCACTAGGTTTGAGTTTATTTGGAGTAGCAGTGGTATGCTAGACACTAAAAAAGCTGTTACATTCTATAGGCCTGTAGAAATACCTGATAGTTTTCGTATTCTTGGTCACTATTGTCAATCCTGTGACAAGCCTTTGAGGGGTTTTGTGCTTGTTGGTAGGGAGGTTGAAACTGCTGATATTTGCAATCAAGATAAGTTACCTCCTATGAAGAATCCCCTTGATTTTAAGTTGGTTTGGGGTGAAAATGCAGCAAGTTTGGAAATTTCAAGCGTATACTTCTGGGTACCTGAACCTCCTGAAGGTTACAAGGCCCTTGGCTGTTTGGTCACTACCAAACATGAGAAGCCTTCATTGGATGAAATGTGCTGTGTGCGTACAGACCTCACTCATAAATGTGAACCATACCGTCAAATACTCACTTCTGGCTCTAGAATTCCAGAGTTTTCATTTCAGGTATGTAGTTTGAGACCTTGTGATCGTGGCATGCTAGGGAAAGGAGTTTGTGTGGGGACTTTTTTCTGCAGCAGTGGGTGGACCATGAGAGAAGATGTCCCTGTTGCATGCTTGAAGAACCTGAATCCTGCAATACTAGCAATGCCAAATCTGCAACAAATACACGCACTTATTAACCATTATGGCCCTACTATTTTCTTTCATCCTCAGGAAATTTACTTGCCATCTTCTGTGGATTGGTTTTTCAACAATGGAGCACTTTTGTACACAAAGGGTGTGTCTAAAGGAGAGAGAATTGATGCAACTGGGTCAAATCTACCTGGTGGGGGATCAAATGATGGCCAGTTTTGGATAGACTTGCCAAGAGATGATAAAAGGGATGTTGTGAAACGTGGGGACTTGAAAAGTGCAAAGCTTTATGTTCATGTGAAGGCTGCTGTTGGTGGAACTTTTACTGACATTGCAATGTGGGTGTTTTGCCCTTTCAATGGACCAGCCACTCTGAAGTTTGGAATTAAGAACATTCCTTTGGGAAGGGTTGGAGAGCATGTTGGTGACTGGGAGCATTTCACACTTCGCATAAGCAACTTCAGTGGAGAGCTTTATAGCATATACTTTTCACAGCACAGTGGTGGTGAATGGGTGGATGCCTGTGACTTGGATTATATTGAAGGCAATAAAGCTATTGTTTACTCATCCAAATGTGGTCATGCAAGTTACCCTCGTCCTGGTACCTGTATCCAAGGTTCTTCAAAACTTGGGATTGGCATAAGGAATGATGCTGCTAGGAGTAATTTGTATGTGGATTCTAGTGTTCACTATGAGCTTGTTGCAGCTGAGTATCTTGAAAATGATGTCACTGAGCCTCAGTGGTTGCAGTTTATGAGAGAATGGGGTCCCAAAATTGTTTATGATTCAAAAACTGAGCTGGATAAGGTAATCAATGCTCTTCCTCGCATGCTTAAATATTCTGTGAAGAACTTGTTTAATAAGTTCCCAGTGGAACTTTATGGTGAGGAAGGTCCCACTGGgccaaaagagaaaaataattggTTAGAGGATGAAAGATGGTGA
- the LOC137817852 gene encoding uncharacterized protein: METQPHEILQQPPVSSNEARNDDASNHRDAEQNQDVSRDEVVQTLQVIASTGKFWHDWDKLKSMLSFQLKQVLSEYPEAKLTSEQQYASMGESYIELVNKLDEALTCFIEGPPFTLQRLCEILLDAKTIYPNLSKLALALEKNLLVTSTLTICTDPYPEATEKVAVDQEKANEKQNEQSDSAQNGVEPQVPDKDEVMTEADVGDDMTIDMEAFEGHKSSETNSESIANNL, translated from the exons ATGGAGACGCAACCGCATGAGATTTTACAGCAGCCACCGGTTTCTTCAAATGAAGCCCGCAATGATGACGCGTCGAACCACAG AGATGCTGAGCAAAATCAAGATGTTTCGAGGGATGAAGTTGTGCAGACTTTGCAAGTTATTGCATCTACTGGGAAGTTCTG GCATGACTGGGATAAGTTGAAGAGCATGCTATCCTTTCAGCTGAAGCAG GTACTGTCAGAGTACCCTGAGGCAAAATTGACGAGTGAGCAGCAGTATGCCTCAATGGGAGAATCCTACATTGAGTTGGTTAATAAACTAGATGAAG CTCTTACTTGTTTCATTGAAGGCCCTCCATTTACATTGCAAAGGCTTTGTGAG ATCCTATTAGATGCAAAAACCATTTATCCAAATCTTTCAAAGCTTGCTTTAGCTCTTGAAAAG aACTTATTAGTTACATCTACATTGACAATCTGCACTGATCCATACCCGGAAGCAACAGAAAAAGTGGCAGTTGACCAAGAGAAGGCAAATGAAAAGCAGAATGAGCAATCTGATAGTGCACAGAACGGTGTTGAGCCTCAGGTGCCTGACAAAGACGAAGTAATGACCGAGGCTGATGTGGGGGATGATATGACCATTGACATGGAAGCTTTTGAAGGCCATAAATCGTCAGAAACAAATTCTGAATCTATTGCTAATAACTTATAA